GGCTTACGGCCTACACGAAGCAGCTCGACATGGTCATGTACAACGACGCCGTGACGGACATGTACATAAACGAGTTCATTTCGAAATACCTGCGGAAGCCTTCAGCGTAAGCGCATCCCTCCGTTGCAGTTACTGCTGTGCCTCTCTGCTCTTCAACTGCTCCCGGAGCTCTTCGTTTTCCTTCTGGAGCTTCGACCACTTCAGCGCTTTGTCGATCGTCAGGAGTATCTGCTCCTTGCGGAACGGCTTCGTAATGAAGTCGAAGCAGCCCTTCCCCATCGTCTCCATGGCCGATTCGAGGGTCGCATACGCGGTAATGATGATGACGGGGATATCCTTTCCCTCGGCCTTGAGCGCATCGAGCAGCTCCGATCCGTCGAGGCCCGGCATCTTCAGATCGGTGATGATGAGATCGTAGTCATCCCGCTTGACGAGCTGGAGGGCCTCCAGCGGGTTATTGGTGGTCGTCACTTCATAGGGGGTCTTCTCCCTGATGATCAAGCTGAGCAGCTTGAGCATGTCAGGTTCGTCATCGACGATAAGCAGCTTCTCGGGCATAGAGTCCTCCATTACGTTTTCAGGCAGATACGTTCCTTACCAAGCATATCCGTATTCTATCACAAGCTACTCCCCCTCCTTCACCGCTCTCGGTCCTCACTCCGCTTTCCCCACGTATGATCTACCCCGATGAGTGCCTCAGGTAATTGCCGGCAGGGTGACGATGAAGGTCGTCCCCGTCTCCCTCGCCTCATCGGCGGTCTTTGTCCTGAAGGTAATCGACCCTCCGTACTTCGTGACGATGCCGTAGCTGACCGAAAGCCCCAGCCCCGTCCCCTCTCCCACCTTCTTGGTCGTAAAGAGGGGGTCGAAGATCCTCGAGCGGTGCTCTTTCCTGATGCCGGTGCCGGTATCGGCAATCCTCACTTCGATGCCCCGTCCCTCGTCAACGACCATCCTGGTAGCAACGGTGAGCACGCCGCCCTTCTTCATGGCGGCGACGGCGTTATTGATGATATTGATGAACACCTGCTGGAACTCCTCGGGCTCCCCTCGTGCCGCGGGGAGATCCCGCGCCAGGTTTTTCACCAGTTTTATTTTATTGACCGAGAGGGTGTTGCCGACGACCGCCAGCACCTCCTCGATGCTCTTGTTGACATCCACATTTTCTTCACGGTGCTCGGTACGGCGGGCAAAGCTCAGGAGGTTCTCGACCACCCTCTTGGCATTCAGCCCCTGCTTCTCGATCGTCTTCAGCATATCGTGCTCGTCGGAGCCGGTCGGCGCCTTCTCGAGGAGCAGGTCGGTGAAGCCGAGAATGATCGCGAGGGGATTGTTGATCTCGTGCGCCACCCCGGCAGCGAGCGTTCCCATCGAGGCGAGCTTCTCCGTATGGCACATCTGCTCGTGCATACTCATCCGCTCGGTGATGTCCCTGCCGATGCCGAGCACTTTATGGATCCCTCCCGATTCATCGACGAGGCCGCTGAAGTTGATGCTGAGCCACGAAACCTGCTCCC
This window of the Nitrospirota bacterium genome carries:
- a CDS encoding response regulator, which gives rise to MPEKLLIVDDEPDMLKLLSLIIREKTPYEVTTTNNPLEALQLVKRDDYDLIITDLKMPGLDGSELLDALKAEGKDIPVIIITAYATLESAMETMGKGCFDFITKPFRKEQILLTIDKALKWSKLQKENEELREQLKSREAQQ